Genomic segment of Tissierella sp.:
TATTTTGATATTCCAGTGGATCATCTTTCAGGCGTACCTATATTAGCTGAGTATTTCAAAGATATAATAGATGAAGAGACAGTTGTTGTTTCTCCTGATTTAGGTGGAGTAACACGAGCTAGAAACTTTGCTAATTTATTAGATCTTCCTATCGCTATTATAGAAAAGAGAAGACCAAAGGCTAATGTGGCAGAAGTAATGAATATCATTGGGGATATAGACGGCAAAAATGTTATATTAATTGATGATATAATTGATACAGCAGGAACTATTACTCAAGCTGCTTCTGTGTTAAAAAACTTTGGTGCTAAGAAAGTCTATGGCTGTGCCACTCATGGAGTATTATCAGGTCCTGCTATAGAAAGAATAGAAAAATCTGAGCTAGAAAAATTTATTATCACTGATACTATACCACTTTTGGAGGATAAGAGAATCAAAAAGATAGAAGTAGTATCTGTAGCTCCAATATTTGCTAAGGCTATAAAAAGAATTCATGACAATGAGTCTGTAAGTACATTATTTGAATAAAGTTCACAGGAGATGATTTTTTGTTTGTTGTAGTAGGTCTAGGAAATCCTGGAAAGGATTATACTAATACGAGACATAATGTTGGTTTCGATACCATAGATTTATTAGCAAAGAGGAATAATATTAGTATTAACAAGATCAAATTTAAATCTGTCTATGGTGAAGGAACTATAGGAAACGAAAAAGTTCTTCTTGTAAAACCTCAAACATATATGAATAATAGTGGGGAGACTGTTCGTGATATATGTAACTTTTATAAGCTATCGGTGGATAAGATAATAGTAATTGTAGATGATATTGATATTGATTTCTCTAGGGTCAGAATCAAAGGAAAAGGCAGCGCTGGGTCTCATAATGGTATGAAATCAATTATATATTTACTGGGGAGAGATGATTTTCCTAGAGTAAAGATAGGAATTGGGAAAAAACATGAAGGACAGGACCTAGCCAACTTTGTGTTAAGTAGATTTCCTAAGGATGAGAGAGAAATTATTGAGGAGTCTATTTTAACAGCTGCAGAATCAGTAGAGGCTATTATAAAATATAATTTAGATCAAGCAATGAATGAATTTAATACTAAAGGAAATAGAGCCCAGGATTAAACCTGGGCTATGGTGTTTGGGGTGAAGACATGAATAATTTTTTGATAGATCCATTAAACAACTTGGAATCATATAATAAACTTATAAAAGATATAGAAAAGAAAACAAGTCCTATAGCTACCTATGGAATCATAGATGAAAGTATAGGGCATATTATCTATGCTCTTAAGGAGCATACTAATAAACAAATACTCTTAATTACAACTAATGAAGTGCGCAGCAGAAAGATTTATGAAGATATAGTAAATTTAGGGAATAAAGATGTGGTATTATTTCCAAAGAGAGAATTACTTCTCTATGATGTTGATGCTTTTAGCTATGAGAATTCAAATAAAAGACTAGGTATATTATCTAAGTTAGCCAAGGGGCAGGATATGTTACTTGTTGCATCTCTTGAGTCCATCTTTAGCAAACTTATGTCTAAGGATATCTTCAATTCTTATTCGAAGAAAATTAGTTTAGGTGAAGAAATTGATTTAGAAAATACTATTGAATTATTAATAGATGGTGGATATGAAAGAGTAAGTATGGTAGAAGGTATAGGGCAATTTAGCATTAGAGGTGGAATATTAGACTTTTTTCCACCCTATAGTTTACACCCTTATAGAATAGAATTATTTGATGAAGAAATTGATTCTATTAGGACTTTTGATATTACAAATCAAAGATCAATAGAGGTCCTTGATTTTGCATTTATTTCTCCAGTAAAAGAAATCTTAGTAATTGATAAATATAGAGATGAAATTATTCAAAATCTAAGCAATGATTTTTTAGGTTCAGTATCTAAATCAAAGACTAATATGCTAGAGAAGCAGAATATGGAAGTTAAATTCAATAAATATAAAGAGCTTCTTGAGGAAAAACTATTTTTTTCCAATAGAGATATGATAGTACCTTATATACCTGGAGAAAACTTAACATCAATTTTTTCTTATTTAAAAGATGATGCTATGATTTTCCTTGATGAGCCAAAGCGAATCGAAGAATCTGCAAAGAACTTAGAAGAAGATTTCAACATGAAGTTTACAGATCTTTTTGAGATAGGAGAACTCCTTCCTTTACATAAGAATATTAATTTCGATTATAATACTATTCTAGAGGATATGAAAGAAAAGATATGTATCACCAATAGTGCCATACTAAGTGGAGATAATAGTTTTAAACCCAAAAAAATATATGATTTTTCCATAAAAGGCATGCAGTCTTACCACAATAAGATGGATGTTTTAAAGGAGGATATTAATCATTATAAATACAGAGGTTATAAGATTATTATACTTTCTGGCACGGAAGAAAGAGGTAGGAGGATTCAGGAAACTTTATTAAATCTTGGTGTTGAGTGTAGTTTTATAATGGATAAAGGTGTTGAGATTAAATCTTCACAAGTTTTTATTACTCCAGGCAGTACTCAAGGAGGATTTGAGTATCCAGGATTAAAGTTTATTGTAATTAGTGATAAAGAAATATTTGGTGCCGGAAAGAGCAAATCAAGTAGATTAAAAAGAAAAAGCCAAAGCAAGTCAATTAATCTTTCAGATCTTAAGGTAAATGATTATGTAGTACACGAAAACCATGGTATTGGTCGTTATGAAGGTGTTGAACAATTAAATATTCAAGGAATAAAGAAAGATTATCTTACCATAAGATATAAGGGTGAGGATAAGCTTTATGTACCAATAGACCAAATGAATTTAATACAGAAATATATTGGTCCAGATAGCATAAAACCAAAGGTAAACAAACTATCCAGTGCAGAATGGGCTCGAACAAAGGAGAAGGCTAAGAAAGCTGTAGCTGATATGGCTAAAGACTTGCTAGAGTTATATGCTAAAAGGGAAGCTTATAAGGGTTTTGCTTTTTCTAAAGACGGAGAATGGCAAAGACAATTTGAGGATTTATTTCCATATGAGGAGACAGACGGACAATTAAGAAGTATTATAGAGATTAAAGAAGATATGGAAAAATTCAAACCTATGGATAGACTTCTATGCGGAGATGTAGGATATGGAAAGACAGAAGTAGCACTTAGAGCTGCATTTAAGGCTATAATGGATGGAAAACAAGTTGCATTTCTAGTCCCTACGACTATTCTTGCCCAGCAACATTTTAATACTCTAGTGGATAGATTTTCCAATTACCCAATAAGAATTGCGATGCTAAGTAGATTTAGAACTAAACAACAGCAGAAAGTTGCAATTGATAATATTAGAATGGGTGTTGTAGATATTGTAGTGGGAACTCATAGGCTATTATCTAAGGATGTTCTTTTTAATGATTTAGGATTGTTGATTATTGATGAAGAGCAGAGATTTGGAGTAAAACATAAGGAAACTCTTAAACAGCTTAAAGAGTCAATAGATGTACTGACACTTACAGCTACACCTATACCTAGGACTTTGCATATGTCCTTATCTGGTATTAGGGATATGTCTGTTATAGAAGACCCACCTGAAGAAAGATACCCTGTTCAAACTTATGTAGTTGAGTTTAATGAACAAATGATTAGGGATGCGATTCTAAAGGAAGTAGGTCGTGGTGGTCAAGTTTATTTTGTATATAATAGAGTTGAAACAATAGATAGATTTGCATCAAAGTTAAGAGCATTAGTACCTGAGGCGAATTTTGCTATTGGCCATGGACAAATGGGTGAAAGAGAACTGGAAAAGGTAATGATGAGTTTTCTAGAACAAGAAGTTGATGTACTTTTATGTACAACTATAATCGAAACAGGATTAGATATCCCTAATGTAAATACTATAATAATCCATGATGCAGATAAGATGGGATTATCCCAACTGTATCAATTAAGAGGAAGGGTAGGACGGTCTAATAGGATTGCATATGGATATTTTACTTATGAGAAAAATAAGGTATTGTCAGAAGTTGCAGAAAAAAGATTAAGAGCAATAAAAGAGTTTACTGAATTTGGTTCAGGATTTAAAATAGCCATGCGAGATTTAGAAATAAGAGGGGCAGGCAATCTCTTAGGTATGGAGCAACATGGACAAATTGAATCCATTGGATATGATCTCTATGTTAAGTTTTTACATGAGGCCATTAGAAGATTAAAAGGTGATAAAGTAGAAGAACAGCTAGATACTACAATTGATATAAAAATAGATGGATATATAAAATCTAAATATATTGAGGATGAAGAACAAAAAATTGAAGTCTATAAGAAGATTGCTTCAATTTCCAATATGGAAGATTATAGGGAGCTTCTAGATGAATTAATTGATAGGTTTGGAGATCTGCCTAAAGAAGTGGAAAATCTGATGGATATTTCCTATATAAGATACCTTGGAAGTAAGACTAATATAAAAAATATTAGTCAGGTAGATAAAGAAGTTGTACTCGATTTTAACTCTACGGACAATATAACAGTAGAGCTTATACAATATTTAGCTACAGAATATGGAAAAAAATTAAGTTTTGATTTATCTACACCTCCTTCATTTAGATATAAAGCAAAAGACAATCTATTAAATGAGCTAAAATCTTTAGTTGAAAAAATTAGTAGTTTTAATAAAGAGAAGAATAATATATAATATATGTGAATTAATAAAAAGATATAGAGAGGATGTTTTTATTTGTATAAATTTAAAAATAAAGGATTATTAGTAGTTGTACTGTTGTTAGTCTTGATATTTGCTTTAACTGCATGCAAGAATACTGATGAAGGACTTGTTGCAACTGTAGATGGTGAGGAAATTACTGTCGAACAATTTAATAGCGAATTTCAGGTATTCAAAACATTGTATGAACAACAATTAGGCCAGGATGCCATGTCTCAAACCGATGAAGAAGGTAGGACCTTTGAGGAAAGACTTAAAGAAAACATAATTGAAAAGCTAATTATAGAAAATATTATAGCTAGCGATGCAAAAAATAAGAATATTGTTGTTACTGAGGATGAGATTAAAGTCCAAATGGATGAATATATTAAGCTAATGGAAGGACAGGAGAAGTTCGACGAATTTTTAAAAGAGAAACAATTAACTAAAGAGTTCTTCGAGAAAAATCTAAGTAAGGAATTATTGCTTTCTAAGCATAGAGAAGCTTATTTAAACGAAGTAGAAGCAACTGACAAAGAGGCAGAAGAATATTTTAATGAGAATAAAGAAAAATTAATTGTGGTTAAAGCTAGTCATATATTAGTTAAGACTGAAGAAGAGGGAAAAAAAATATTAGAAAGATTAGGTTCTGGTGAAGATTTTGCTTCACTTGCAAAAGCAGAGTCTATAGACAGTGCATCTGCTACTAGTGGTGGAAGTTTAGGATATTTTAAAAAAGGAAATATGATTGCTGAATTTGAGGAGGCTGCTTTTGATTTAGAGGTTGGAGAGATTAGTGATCTAGTTAAGACTGAAGTAGGATATCATATAATATATGTTGAAGACAGGAAGGATACTTTTGAGGATTTAAAAGATGATATTATCATTGTGTTAAAAGATGATAAATATTTAAATGAACTTGACAAATTGAGAGAAAATGCAAAGGTTAAGATTATATTAGATACTAAATCAAAATAAATATATAAAAAAGAGTTTAACTATTTGGTTAAACTCTTTTTTGCAGTTAATGTAAATACTTTAACTTAATATTACATAGATGTATAAATTTTTCTCTTTAGATAAATAATAATCTCACTACACAATTATTGTTTAAGGAGGTTAATAATGAAAGCCACTGGAATTGTCAGGAGAATAGATGAGTTAGGCAGAGTAGTAATTCCAAAGGAAATTAGAAGGACACTCCGTATTAGAGAAGGTGATCCCTTAGAAATATTTACTGATAGAGAAGGTCAAGTAATTCTAAAGAAATATTCTCCTATTGGAGAGTTAACTGAATTTGCTCAGGAATATTGTGATTCGCTTCACGAAAATACAAATCATACAGCCATGATATCGGATAGAGATTTTATAATTGCTATATCTGGTGGGTCGAAAAAGGAATATTTGGAGAAAAGAATTAGCCCAGAGTTAGAAAAACTAACAGAAAAAAGAACCACCTATGCAACAGATGAGAATAATAAACCCATGAAGATTATTTATGATGACATTAATATTGATAAATACATGGCTCAAGTAATTGTACCTATAGTAATGCAAGGTGATCCTATTGGTTCAGTAATGCTTATATCAAAGGAACCAACAATAAATATGGGAGAATTGGAATTGAAGTTAACTGAAATTGCTGCTGGATTTTTATCAAAACAGATGGAAAATTGAGAGCCTACCCAATTGGGTAGGTTTTATCTTTTAGTATTATTTTAATAAGTTAAGTGATATAATATAAAAGATTATTGATGGGGGGACGAATATGTCGAAAAATAATAATTTTTTAAAGGGAGCAGCTATATTAGGAATTGCAGGTGTAATTGTAAAGATATTAGGTGCTATATATAGGATACCACTTACAAATATAATAATGAATGAAGGCATGGGGTATTATCAGACAGCATACCCTTTATACACTTTATTGCTTACTGTATCTACTGCAGGGTTTCCTATAGCAATTGCAAAGCTTGTATCGGAGAAAAGAGCCATAGGGGATTTTAGAGGAGCTTATAAGGTATTTAAGGTTGCTTTATCAGGACTTTTAATAGCAGGAGTACTTACTTCTTTATTTGTATTCTTTACTGCGGATACCATAGTTGAGAGATTAGGGAATAGCAATGCATATTATGCATTAATTGCATTAGTGCCAGCACTACTTCTTGTACCTATAATGTCTGCATTTAGAGGATTTTTTCAAGGATATCAAGATATGACTTCAACAGCCTTATCGCAGATAGTTGAACAATTTTTTAGGGTAGCATTTGGATTATTATTAACTTATTTACTAATTGATAAAGGAATTCCAATGGCAGCAGGAGGTGCATCTTTTGGTGGATCTGCTGGAGCTATTGGAGGAACAATAGTTATTGCATTTATTTATTTATATAGAAGAAGAGAAATATCAAGAGAATTAGAAACCAGCATTATTACAAAAGAATATAAAGTAGAAACTATTATAAAAGATCTTCTTATAATAGCTATTCCAATAACAATTGGAGCTGCTATTGTCCCAATTATGGATACTATAGATGTTGTAATAGTCTTAAAAAGGCTACAGGCTATTGGATATACAGAAGCAGAGGCTAATGGCTTGTACGGCAATCTAAAGGGTATGGCACAGACTTTAATAAATCTACCTCAAGTATTTTCTGTTGCTATAGCCATGAGTTTAGTGCCTGCTATATCTGATGCCAATGCTAGAAAAAACAAAAAAGATGTGGAGTCCATCACATCTTCAGGCATAAGAATCACATTGTTGATTGGACTTCCTTGTGCTTTAGGATTATTTGTACTTGCAAGGCCTATAATTGCATTACTATACTACAAGAGTGATATTGAAACTATTATAAATACAGGAAATATCTTAACGATACTGTCTATAGGGGTTATATTTCTTACTTTGGTTCAGGTATTATCATCTATATTACAAGGGCTAGGTAAACCAATGGTACCTGCAATAAATTTGTTTATAGGTGCAATAGCTAAGGTTATTCTTTCTTATACATTAACTGGTGTTCCTAGTATAAATATTTATGGTGCAGCAATATCTACTGTTGTGGCATTTTGCATTGCCGCTATTTTGGATCTAATTTCAGTATTGACATATTCTAAAATTAAATTAAATGTGAAAGATGTATTTGTAAAACCAGCTATATCAGCCATAGGTATGGCAATTGCTGCTATGGTTTCTTATTATCTTTTGATGGATATAGTGGGAGGAAAACTATCAACCATTTTAGCAGTATTAGTTGGAGGAGTATTATATGTTATACTTTTAGTGATTACAGGGTCAATCACATCAGAAGACTTGAATATGTTACCAAAAGGTGATAAAATAGGCAAAGGATTAGAGAAATTTAAACTAATGAAGTAGTTTAGTAGAGGGAGAAATAATATGGGTAAAATTTATGTAATAGGACTTGGACCTGGTAGTGTACAATCTCTTACTTTAGGTGCTCTAGATAGAATCAATTCAGGAGATAAAAATTTTTTAAGAACAGACAAACACCCTACTATAGAATACTTTGTTGAAAAAAAGATTCCTTACAAAGCATATGACTATCTCTATGATAGAGAGGATGATTTTCACAAAGTTTATGAAAGTATTGTTTGTGATTTAATTGAAGAATCTAAGGGATCTTCAAATATAAACTACTATGTACCAGGTAATCCCATGGTTGCAGAAAAGACCATACAACTTTTGCTTGAAAAGGGTATAGATATTGAAATAGTATCGGGTATGAGCTTTATTGAGCCCATGATAGAACTAGTAGGAAGAGATCCAATAAATGGACTTAAAATAGTAGATGGTGCTTCTTTTGATAGTTTGATGGTGGATATAAACTCAGATATGATTATAACTCAGGTATATAATCGTCGAATATTGTCTGAAGTAAAAATTATATTGTCCGATATATATGGTGATGAGTACAAAGTGTACTTAATTCATAGTGCTGGTGTAAAGGAAGATGAAAAAAAGGACTTTGTACCTATATGTGAATTAGATAGATCTGAAGTAATTGGGGCCCTTACTAGTATATATATACCGAAAATGGAAAAAATAAATAAAAAAGTATTTGATTTCAATGACTTATTATGTATAATGAGATTATTAAGATCTGAGGATGGGTGTCCATGGGATATGGAACAAACTCATGAATCCATTCGACAATCTGTTATTGAAGAAGCTTATGAAGTAGTAAATGCAATAGATAGCGGTGATATCGACAATATTATTGAGGAGCTAGGAGACCTATTGTTGCAAGTAATATTTCATTGTCAGATTGCATTTGATGAAGGGGAATTTAGTCTTTATGAAGTAACATCAGCTCTTGCCAATAAATTAATTTATAGACATCCTCATGTTTTTTCAAAAAAAGATGTGGAAAACTCTGACGAAGTAGTATATAATTGGAATATATTAAAATATGCTAAGAGGGACATCATAAGTTTTACAGACAAACTAAAAGATATTCCAAAACTACCAGCTTTGATGACTAGCTTTAAAATCCAAGAAAAAGCAGCTGAAATTGGATTTGACTGGGAAGACATCCAAGGTCCACTTACTAAAGTAATGGAAGAATATGAAGAGGTAGTTGATGCTATGGATAAATTTGGAGGTGGTGCTGAAGAGACTGAAGGAGAATTAGGAGATCTACTTTTTGCAGTAGTTAATCTTTCCCGATTTCTTGATGTCAACCCAGAAGTAGCTTTAAACAGAACTATAAATAAATTTATTAGAAGATTTGAGTTTATGGAAGAAAGACTTACAGAAATCGACAAAACTTTTGAAGAAATGACTTTGGTTGAAATGGATGAATTATGGAATCAAGCAAAGATACATAATATCCATTAGGATTGAAAATAAAAGCAGATAGAAGTGGCATTTATAACTTTATTTAGAATTAATTATTAAATAAACAATCAAACTATGAGGAGGAAATTATTATGAACAAAGCTGAATTAGTAGCAGGTATAGCTGAGAAAAGTAATTTGACTAAAAAGGACGCAGAAGCAGCATTAAATGCATTCATGAGAACAGTTGAAGAAACACTAGCAGGTGGAGAAAAAGTTCAATTAGTTGGATTTGGTACTTTTGAAGTAAGAGAAAGAAAAGCTAGAGAAGGTAGAAACCCAAGAAATCCAGAAGAAGTTATAAAAATAGCAGCTTCAAAGGCTCCTGTATTTAAAGCAGGAAAAGCTTTAAAAGAATTAGTTAATAAATAATAAAATCAGGTCTTTGACCTGATTTTTTTGTAGAGAATGACCTTGTGTATTAGGAGGTAAAAATATGAGAATAGACAAGTTTTTGAAAAATGCTAGGATAATTAAAAGGAGAACTATAGCCAAGGAAGCCTGTGAACAGGGAAGGGTATATATTAATGACAAAAATGCCAAACCTGGAGATGAGGTAAAGATTGGTGATATAGTGCAGATAAATTTTGGCACTGGTTCTATGAAGTTTGAGGTCATGGATATTACTGACAATGTTAAAAAAGATAATGCAATAGAATTATATAAAAAGATAGAATAAAAGACTTTGTAATAAAAGTCTTTTTTTTTTCATAAATATTAGTAATTAGTTAAAGGAGGGAAATCAATGACTGAGAATAAGATAAAGTTTAAAAATCAAAACATAATTGTTGAAGATAGAGGATTGATGACAGTAACAGGTGTGGAACAAGTAGAGAGCTTCAATGATAGTACAATCATTCTTACGACCATAAAGGGAGGAATGACCATAAAAGGTGAAGAACTAAATATTTCTAAGCTAAATTTGGATGAAGGTAGTGTAAAAATAGATGGAAAAATAAATAGTGTAGCATATACAGCTCGTGAGGCAACGCCAAAGAATATAATGGGAAAATTGTTTAAATAATATTATTTAAGGAGAGTAAAATGGATACTTCATTAATCCTAGAATTACATATTTTCTTGACATCTATTTATGGAGGGTTGATAGCTGGGTCTGTTTATGATATATATAGAACTATAAGATATTATTCTAGACCCAGCAAATTCATATCCTATTTAGGAGATCTTATATTTTGGACAATTATTACCTCTATATTTTTCTATATCCTTATTAAAATTAATTGGGGTGAAATAAGGGGGTATATTATACTTGGGTTCTTTATTGGTGTCATTACATACACAAAGATATTTAGTAGGGTTATTTATCCAGTTTTAATAAGAATCGGAGGAGTTTTAAATAAAATTGTAATAGGAATTGTAACC
This window contains:
- a CDS encoding ribose-phosphate pyrophosphokinase yields the protein MNLCMGGMKVFSGNANNQLAEKICKELGIPLGSCDVNHFSDGEINVNISETVRGIDVFIVQPTCTPVNDNLMETLILIDAVKRASAGRVNAVVPYYGYARQDRKTKAREPITAKLVANLLTTAGADRVISMDLHAAQIQGYFDIPVDHLSGVPILAEYFKDIIDEETVVVSPDLGGVTRARNFANLLDLPIAIIEKRRPKANVAEVMNIIGDIDGKNVILIDDIIDTAGTITQAASVLKNFGAKKVYGCATHGVLSGPAIERIEKSELEKFIITDTIPLLEDKRIKKIEVVSVAPIFAKAIKRIHDNESVSTLFE
- the pth gene encoding aminoacyl-tRNA hydrolase — protein: MFVVVGLGNPGKDYTNTRHNVGFDTIDLLAKRNNISINKIKFKSVYGEGTIGNEKVLLVKPQTYMNNSGETVRDICNFYKLSVDKIIVIVDDIDIDFSRVRIKGKGSAGSHNGMKSIIYLLGRDDFPRVKIGIGKKHEGQDLANFVLSRFPKDEREIIEESILTAAESVEAIIKYNLDQAMNEFNTKGNRAQD
- the mfd gene encoding transcription-repair coupling factor, which gives rise to MNNFLIDPLNNLESYNKLIKDIEKKTSPIATYGIIDESIGHIIYALKEHTNKQILLITTNEVRSRKIYEDIVNLGNKDVVLFPKRELLLYDVDAFSYENSNKRLGILSKLAKGQDMLLVASLESIFSKLMSKDIFNSYSKKISLGEEIDLENTIELLIDGGYERVSMVEGIGQFSIRGGILDFFPPYSLHPYRIELFDEEIDSIRTFDITNQRSIEVLDFAFISPVKEILVIDKYRDEIIQNLSNDFLGSVSKSKTNMLEKQNMEVKFNKYKELLEEKLFFSNRDMIVPYIPGENLTSIFSYLKDDAMIFLDEPKRIEESAKNLEEDFNMKFTDLFEIGELLPLHKNINFDYNTILEDMKEKICITNSAILSGDNSFKPKKIYDFSIKGMQSYHNKMDVLKEDINHYKYRGYKIIILSGTEERGRRIQETLLNLGVECSFIMDKGVEIKSSQVFITPGSTQGGFEYPGLKFIVISDKEIFGAGKSKSSRLKRKSQSKSINLSDLKVNDYVVHENHGIGRYEGVEQLNIQGIKKDYLTIRYKGEDKLYVPIDQMNLIQKYIGPDSIKPKVNKLSSAEWARTKEKAKKAVADMAKDLLELYAKREAYKGFAFSKDGEWQRQFEDLFPYEETDGQLRSIIEIKEDMEKFKPMDRLLCGDVGYGKTEVALRAAFKAIMDGKQVAFLVPTTILAQQHFNTLVDRFSNYPIRIAMLSRFRTKQQQKVAIDNIRMGVVDIVVGTHRLLSKDVLFNDLGLLIIDEEQRFGVKHKETLKQLKESIDVLTLTATPIPRTLHMSLSGIRDMSVIEDPPEERYPVQTYVVEFNEQMIRDAILKEVGRGGQVYFVYNRVETIDRFASKLRALVPEANFAIGHGQMGERELEKVMMSFLEQEVDVLLCTTIIETGLDIPNVNTIIIHDADKMGLSQLYQLRGRVGRSNRIAYGYFTYEKNKVLSEVAEKRLRAIKEFTEFGSGFKIAMRDLEIRGAGNLLGMEQHGQIESIGYDLYVKFLHEAIRRLKGDKVEEQLDTTIDIKIDGYIKSKYIEDEEQKIEVYKKIASISNMEDYRELLDELIDRFGDLPKEVENLMDISYIRYLGSKTNIKNISQVDKEVVLDFNSTDNITVELIQYLATEYGKKLSFDLSTPPSFRYKAKDNLLNELKSLVEKISSFNKEKNNI
- a CDS encoding peptidylprolyl isomerase codes for the protein MYKFKNKGLLVVVLLLVLIFALTACKNTDEGLVATVDGEEITVEQFNSEFQVFKTLYEQQLGQDAMSQTDEEGRTFEERLKENIIEKLIIENIIASDAKNKNIVVTEDEIKVQMDEYIKLMEGQEKFDEFLKEKQLTKEFFEKNLSKELLLSKHREAYLNEVEATDKEAEEYFNENKEKLIVVKASHILVKTEEEGKKILERLGSGEDFASLAKAESIDSASATSGGSLGYFKKGNMIAEFEEAAFDLEVGEISDLVKTEVGYHIIYVEDRKDTFEDLKDDIIIVLKDDKYLNELDKLRENAKVKIILDTKSK
- the spoVT gene encoding stage V sporulation protein T, which encodes MKATGIVRRIDELGRVVIPKEIRRTLRIREGDPLEIFTDREGQVILKKYSPIGELTEFAQEYCDSLHENTNHTAMISDRDFIIAISGGSKKEYLEKRISPELEKLTEKRTTYATDENNKPMKIIYDDINIDKYMAQVIVPIVMQGDPIGSVMLISKEPTINMGELELKLTEIAAGFLSKQMEN
- a CDS encoding polysaccharide biosynthesis protein, translating into MSKNNNFLKGAAILGIAGVIVKILGAIYRIPLTNIIMNEGMGYYQTAYPLYTLLLTVSTAGFPIAIAKLVSEKRAIGDFRGAYKVFKVALSGLLIAGVLTSLFVFFTADTIVERLGNSNAYYALIALVPALLLVPIMSAFRGFFQGYQDMTSTALSQIVEQFFRVAFGLLLTYLLIDKGIPMAAGGASFGGSAGAIGGTIVIAFIYLYRRREISRELETSIITKEYKVETIIKDLLIIAIPITIGAAIVPIMDTIDVVIVLKRLQAIGYTEAEANGLYGNLKGMAQTLINLPQVFSVAIAMSLVPAISDANARKNKKDVESITSSGIRITLLIGLPCALGLFVLARPIIALLYYKSDIETIINTGNILTILSIGVIFLTLVQVLSSILQGLGKPMVPAINLFIGAIAKVILSYTLTGVPSINIYGAAISTVVAFCIAAILDLISVLTYSKIKLNVKDVFVKPAISAIGMAIAAMVSYYLLMDIVGGKLSTILAVLVGGVLYVILLVITGSITSEDLNMLPKGDKIGKGLEKFKLMK
- the mazG gene encoding nucleoside triphosphate pyrophosphohydrolase, with the translated sequence MGKIYVIGLGPGSVQSLTLGALDRINSGDKNFLRTDKHPTIEYFVEKKIPYKAYDYLYDREDDFHKVYESIVCDLIEESKGSSNINYYVPGNPMVAEKTIQLLLEKGIDIEIVSGMSFIEPMIELVGRDPINGLKIVDGASFDSLMVDINSDMIITQVYNRRILSEVKIILSDIYGDEYKVYLIHSAGVKEDEKKDFVPICELDRSEVIGALTSIYIPKMEKINKKVFDFNDLLCIMRLLRSEDGCPWDMEQTHESIRQSVIEEAYEVVNAIDSGDIDNIIEELGDLLLQVIFHCQIAFDEGEFSLYEVTSALANKLIYRHPHVFSKKDVENSDEVVYNWNILKYAKRDIISFTDKLKDIPKLPALMTSFKIQEKAAEIGFDWEDIQGPLTKVMEEYEEVVDAMDKFGGGAEETEGELGDLLFAVVNLSRFLDVNPEVALNRTINKFIRRFEFMEERLTEIDKTFEEMTLVEMDELWNQAKIHNIH
- a CDS encoding HU family DNA-binding protein, which gives rise to MNKAELVAGIAEKSNLTKKDAEAALNAFMRTVEETLAGGEKVQLVGFGTFEVRERKAREGRNPRNPEEVIKIAASKAPVFKAGKALKELVNK
- a CDS encoding RNA-binding S4 domain-containing protein, whose product is MRIDKFLKNARIIKRRTIAKEACEQGRVYINDKNAKPGDEVKIGDIVQINFGTGSMKFEVMDITDNVKKDNAIELYKKIE
- the yabP gene encoding sporulation protein YabP — encoded protein: MTENKIKFKNQNIIVEDRGLMTVTGVEQVESFNDSTIILTTIKGGMTIKGEELNISKLNLDEGSVKIDGKINSVAYTAREATPKNIMGKLFK
- the yabQ gene encoding spore cortex biosynthesis protein YabQ, yielding MDTSLILELHIFLTSIYGGLIAGSVYDIYRTIRYYSRPSKFISYLGDLIFWTIITSIFFYILIKINWGEIRGYIILGFFIGVITYTKIFSRVIYPVLIRIGGVLNKIVIGIVTIVSYPVKLFKRKLLPTLKKAKKIPIEIIREIKKYKKIISTKK